Proteins encoded together in one Anaerotignum propionicum DSM 1682 window:
- the alaS gene encoding alanine--tRNA ligase produces the protein MKYMGVNEVREAFLSFFESKEHLRLQSFPLVPHNDKSLLLINSGMAPMKAYFTGQEIPPSKRVTTCQKCIRTGDIENVGKTARHGTFFEMLGDFSFGDYFKNEIIPWSWEFVTEVLGIPEDKLYVTIYEEDDESGDIWHNAVGVPRDRIKKLGKADNFWEHGTGPCGPCTEIYYDRGEKYGCDSPDCGVGCDCDRYMEFWNLVLTQFNAEVDGTYTELAQKNVDTGMGLERMATILQGVDSIFDVDTVKSIRDAICQKANVEYGKIAKTDVSVRVITDHIRSVTMMTADGVLPSNEGRGYVLRRLLRRAARHGKLLGIEGEFLAELSKSVIACSGDAYPELVDKQEYIYKILSIEENSFYKTIDNGMAILKSDMEEMKEAGQTTMSGDKAFRLYDTYGFPIDLTKEILEEAGMNVDEEAFAAEMKQQKERARAARGKSTYMGAAETVYHELPVELETSFAGYDVKEISDAKIVALIANNEVAGVAQKGDSVSVFLNNTPCYAESGGQVGDHGTIKTAKGIVTVTDCIKVIGGKIAHVGQITEGTISVDEKAVVTVDWERRMATARNHSTTHLLQKALRTVLGTHVEQAGSYVSPERLRFDFTHFTALTDEELKAVEKMVNDSIFASYVIETAEMSIEEARNKGAMALFGEKYGDVVRVVDMGGYSVELCGGAHLTNTAQAGSFKILSENGVAAGVRRIEAVTGSEALKHYQAQEDELKEISRLVKATPDKLVARVEQLMAEQKEMAKELEKLKAKMAGGAVEEILNAKTEIKGVAVLAAEVKDLDANGMRTLGDQLKNKLGSGIVVLAGGAEGKVNLLVMATDDAVAKGAHAGNIVKAAAAACGGGGGGRPNMAQAGGKDASKIGEALEVAKETIAQQIK, from the coding sequence ATGAAATACATGGGTGTAAATGAAGTAAGAGAGGCTTTCCTTTCCTTTTTTGAAAGTAAAGAACATTTGCGTTTGCAAAGCTTTCCCCTGGTACCCCACAATGACAAGAGCTTACTGCTGATTAATTCAGGTATGGCGCCAATGAAGGCGTATTTTACTGGTCAGGAAATTCCCCCCAGCAAAAGGGTAACCACTTGTCAGAAGTGTATCCGTACAGGTGACATTGAAAATGTTGGTAAAACAGCACGCCATGGCACTTTTTTTGAAATGCTGGGTGATTTTTCATTTGGTGATTACTTTAAAAATGAAATCATACCTTGGTCTTGGGAGTTTGTGACAGAGGTTTTGGGCATTCCTGAGGATAAGCTGTATGTTACAATTTATGAAGAGGATGATGAATCCGGTGATATTTGGCATAATGCCGTTGGTGTGCCTCGTGATAGAATTAAAAAGCTGGGCAAAGCTGATAACTTCTGGGAACACGGTACAGGCCCCTGTGGCCCTTGTACAGAGATTTATTATGACAGAGGGGAAAAGTACGGCTGTGACAGTCCGGACTGCGGTGTAGGCTGTGATTGTGACCGCTATATGGAGTTCTGGAACTTAGTACTCACTCAGTTTAATGCTGAAGTAGATGGAACCTATACAGAACTTGCTCAGAAAAACGTGGATACAGGTATGGGCTTGGAGCGTATGGCTACTATTTTGCAGGGCGTGGATTCTATTTTTGACGTGGATACAGTGAAATCAATTCGTGATGCAATTTGCCAAAAAGCCAATGTGGAATATGGTAAAATTGCTAAAACCGACGTTTCTGTTCGTGTTATAACAGATCATATCCGTTCCGTTACCATGATGACCGCTGATGGCGTTTTGCCCTCCAATGAGGGTCGGGGCTATGTGCTTCGCCGTTTGCTTCGCCGTGCGGCACGCCATGGAAAACTACTGGGGATTGAAGGAGAATTCTTGGCAGAGCTCTCTAAATCTGTCATTGCTTGCAGTGGTGATGCTTATCCCGAATTGGTGGACAAGCAGGAATATATTTATAAAATTCTTTCCATCGAGGAAAACAGCTTCTATAAAACCATTGACAACGGCATGGCAATCCTAAAGTCTGACATGGAAGAGATGAAGGAAGCTGGTCAGACAACAATGAGTGGTGACAAAGCCTTCCGTTTATATGATACCTATGGATTCCCCATTGATTTGACAAAGGAAATCTTAGAGGAAGCAGGCATGAATGTGGATGAAGAAGCTTTTGCTGCTGAAATGAAACAGCAAAAAGAAAGAGCGAGAGCGGCAAGAGGAAAATCCACTTATATGGGAGCGGCAGAAACCGTTTATCATGAACTTCCCGTTGAATTAGAGACAAGCTTTGCAGGCTATGATGTGAAGGAAATTTCTGATGCAAAAATCGTTGCATTGATTGCAAATAATGAGGTGGCAGGTGTGGCACAAAAGGGTGACAGTGTTTCTGTTTTCTTGAATAATACACCTTGTTATGCAGAAAGCGGAGGTCAGGTGGGTGACCATGGAACAATCAAAACAGCAAAGGGCATTGTAACGGTAACCGATTGTATTAAGGTTATCGGTGGTAAAATTGCTCATGTAGGTCAGATAACTGAGGGTACAATTTCTGTTGACGAAAAGGCAGTTGTAACAGTGGATTGGGAAAGACGTATGGCAACGGCAAGAAACCATAGTACAACCCACTTACTGCAAAAAGCACTGAGAACCGTTTTGGGCACCCACGTGGAACAGGCTGGTTCTTATGTAAGTCCTGAACGTTTGCGTTTTGACTTCACCCATTTTACAGCCTTGACTGATGAGGAATTAAAGGCTGTTGAAAAAATGGTGAATGATTCTATTTTTGCAAGCTATGTAATTGAGACAGCTGAAATGAGTATTGAGGAAGCAAGAAACAAAGGGGCAATGGCTTTATTTGGAGAAAAATACGGCGATGTTGTGCGTGTAGTTGATATGGGTGGCTATAGCGTAGAGCTTTGCGGCGGTGCCCACTTGACAAACACTGCTCAGGCTGGTTCCTTTAAAATCCTTTCTGAAAATGGTGTTGCTGCTGGTGTGCGCCGTATTGAGGCGGTGACAGGCAGTGAGGCTTTGAAGCATTATCAAGCGCAGGAAGACGAATTGAAGGAAATTTCCCGTTTGGTAAAAGCAACCCCTGATAAGCTGGTTGCCCGTGTGGAACAATTGATGGCTGAGCAGAAAGAGATGGCGAAGGAATTGGAGAAACTGAAAGCCAAAATGGCAGGCGGTGCTGTTGAAGAAATTTTAAATGCAAAAACGGAAATCAAAGGTGTTGCAGTTTTGGCGGCGGAAGTAAAGGACTTGGATGCCAACGGTATGCGTACATTAGGTGACCAGTTGAAGAATAAACTGGGCAGTGGCATTGTTGTTTTGGCAGGCGGCGCAGAAGGTAAGGTAAACCTCTTGGTAATGGCAACAGATGATGCTGTTGCAAAGGGTGCCCATGCAGGTAATATTGTTAAGGCAGCAGCGGCAGCTTGCGGTGGCGGCGGCGGTGGTCGTCCTAATATGGCCCAGGCTGGAGGTAAGGATGCTTCCAAAATTGGTGAGGCATTGGAAGTTGCAAAAGAAACCATTGCACAGCAAATAAAGTGA
- a CDS encoding NAD(P)/FAD-dependent oxidoreductase: MSLKKHYDVAIIGGGIGGIMTAYRLVESNPQMKVLIMEKGHAIRQRHCPIVTGKVEKCIKCSSCAIMEGMAGAGAFSDGKYVISTEYGGWLTEFLEPQTVIHYIEQADEVLVKFGATTDRFMPNDDLKRLCLQHDLHMSQAQLKHLGTDSNFDTMRKLIEYLEDKVDIAVDTEATDVNKDTKEIHLIHKGEKDVITADKIIFAVGRVGSRFFSDWCEKNNIPLKNNQVDIGVRVELPAMVWDHFSKKIYEPKIWYRSKQYGDTTRMFCFNERGHVVTENTGGVLTVNGHSYRDQARKTENSNFALLSTIRFTEPFKKPIEYARYVASLANLICGGGVMVQRLGDLEIGRRSDESRIRKSTTRPTLHAVAGDLSLCMPKRQLDNIIETLHALDKIAPGTANYDTLLYGIECKYYSARPKCTEFQLDDCPGLYAIGDGAGFTRSLSQAAANGMYVADKILGK; this comes from the coding sequence ATGAGTTTAAAAAAGCATTATGATGTAGCAATTATTGGCGGTGGTATCGGCGGGATTATGACAGCATATCGTTTGGTTGAGAGCAATCCCCAAATGAAGGTCTTAATTATGGAAAAAGGTCATGCCATTCGGCAGCGCCATTGCCCTATTGTGACAGGAAAGGTAGAGAAATGTATCAAATGCTCCTCTTGTGCCATTATGGAGGGCATGGCTGGCGCTGGCGCATTTTCCGATGGAAAATATGTTATTTCTACGGAATATGGTGGCTGGCTGACTGAGTTTTTAGAGCCCCAAACGGTCATCCATTACATTGAGCAGGCGGATGAGGTCTTGGTAAAATTCGGTGCAACCACAGACCGTTTTATGCCCAATGATGATTTGAAACGCCTTTGCTTACAGCACGATCTGCATATGAGTCAGGCACAGTTGAAGCATTTGGGAACAGACAGCAACTTTGATACCATGCGGAAGCTGATTGAATATTTAGAAGATAAGGTAGATATTGCTGTTGATACAGAGGCTACTGATGTGAATAAAGATACCAAGGAGATTCATTTGATACACAAAGGGGAGAAAGATGTGATAACGGCGGATAAAATTATATTTGCCGTAGGCCGTGTTGGCAGTCGCTTTTTCTCTGACTGGTGCGAGAAGAATAATATTCCCTTGAAAAATAATCAGGTAGATATTGGTGTGAGAGTTGAGTTACCAGCAATGGTTTGGGATCACTTCAGCAAAAAAATCTACGAACCTAAAATATGGTATCGTTCCAAGCAATACGGTGATACCACCAGAATGTTCTGCTTTAACGAAAGAGGTCATGTGGTAACGGAGAATACAGGGGGTGTGCTGACAGTAAACGGTCATTCCTACCGTGATCAGGCGAGAAAGACGGAAAACTCCAACTTTGCCCTGCTTTCTACCATCCGTTTTACGGAGCCATTTAAAAAGCCCATTGAATATGCAAGATATGTGGCAAGCTTGGCAAATCTTATTTGTGGGGGCGGCGTCATGGTACAACGCTTGGGGGATTTGGAAATCGGCAGACGTTCTGATGAAAGCCGCATCAGAAAGTCCACCACAAGACCAACACTTCATGCAGTAGCTGGGGATTTAAGCCTTTGTATGCCTAAGCGTCAGTTGGATAATATAATTGAGACCCTACATGCATTGGATAAAATTGCCCCGGGCACAGCGAACTACGATACCTTGCTTTATGGGATAGAATGTAAGTATTATTCAGCAAGACCAAAATGTACTGAGTTCCAATTGGACGACTGTCCCGGGCTGTATGCCATCGGCGATGGTGCAGGCTTTACCCGCTCTCTATCACAGGCGGCGGCAAATGGAATGTATGTGGCAGATAAGATTTTAGGAAAATAA